A stretch of Miscanthus floridulus cultivar M001 chromosome 13, ASM1932011v1, whole genome shotgun sequence DNA encodes these proteins:
- the LOC136500233 gene encoding uncharacterized protein, which yields MKTMHMDNADSGRVGDNSGEDPNFGDGRDDDSAGDNSEEDPDFVDSDYELDADDDDLFQYADDEEASKKKDKGKKAFSVVDNSEDDMSTEDDELQLPESDDESGGRLRFQTFREQDMHNPIFKLGQLFATPEILREAITEYSLKHRVEIKLPRNEKKRIEAHYVEGCPWNLYASVDSRSHGLVIKQFNGQHTCQKKWVLKRCTSRWLADKYLETFRADQKMSLTNFARSVQRDWNITPARSKLARAKRLAMKKVMGDEVEQYKLLWDYGHELRRSNPGNSFFLNLDGNVFSTLYMSLDACKRGFLTACRPIICLDGCHIKTKYGGQILTAVGIDPNGCIFSIAIGIVEVESLVTWKWFLETLKNDLGIDNTYPWTIMTDKQKGLILAVQQVFPDSEHRFCVRHLYSNFQHHFKGENLKNQLWCCARSSSIPQFNRNMEKMKTLDQKAYEWLQKMPFNTWVRAYFSTFPKCDMLLNNSCEVFNSYILEAREMPILSMLEQIKGQLMSRFYKKQREVGEEWQGPICPKIKKIINRNTEWANTYYAMPAGQGIFQVQDRDYRFIVDINMKTCDCRRWDLTGIPCSHAISCLRHERITPESVVPECYSSNSYLSAYGHNVWPCKDKSTWQKVGGNVILPPVYVKKVGRPPKSRKKQPSEVQGSHGPRLTKHGIQMTCRYCGDKGHNRATCSMRKAGLPPKTPAQRSQTSMPIETEEVFEEAATEDYSDMPMMLVQTAMPVISQVSMFEETDMPMMSQLSSTMMSQMQAESRLLEKEPLPFSSFILSNQPAARPVPPTTATQAGRSRSTTVKKTTATKKTAAGKKKTSHKKVSAAMNNPDGAVG from the exons ATGAAGACTATGCATATGGACAATGCAGATAGTGGGAGGGTTGGTGATAACAGTGGAGAGGACCCTAattttggtgatggcagagatgaTGACAGTGCTGGTGATAACAGTGAAGAGGACCCTGATTTTGTTGATTCTGACTACGAACTGGATGCAGATGATGATGACCTTTTTCAGTATGCAGATGATGAAGAAGCaagcaagaagaaagataagggcaAGAAAGCTTTCAGTGTTGTAGATAACAGTGAAGATGACATGTCAACAGAAGATGATGAGCTGCAGTTGCCTGAATCAGATGATGAAAGTGGAGGAAGACTAAGGTTTCAGACTTTTAGAGAGCAGGATATGCATAACCCAATATTTAAGTTGGGTCAATTGTTTGCAACCCCTGAGATTCTAAGGGAAGCAATTACAGAATACAGTTTGAAGCATAGGGTTGAAATTAAATTGCCAAGGAATGAGAAGAAGAGGATTGAAGCACACTATGTAGAAGGTTGTCCTTGGAACTTGTATGCTTCAGTGGATAGCAGATCCCATGGTCTGGTTATCAAGCAATTCAATGGACAACACACATGCCAGAAAAAGTGGGTTTTGAAGAGGTGCACATCAAGATGGCTTGCTGACAAGTATCTGGAAACATTTAGGGCAGATCAGAAGATGAGCctcacaaattttgctaggtcagTACAGAGGGACTGGAACATAACTCCAGCAAGGTCCAAGCTTGCTAGAGCTAAAAGATTAGCTATGAAGAAAGTTATGGGAGATGAGGTGgagcaatacaagttactttgggATTATGGTCATGAACTTAGAAGAAGTAACCCAGGCAACAGCTTCTTTCTGAACCTGGATGGCAATGTATTTAGCACATTGTACATGTCATTGGATGCATGTAAAAGAGGTTTCTTGACTGCATGTAGGCCTATCATATGCTTGGATGGATGCCACATTAAGACTAAGTATGGTGGACAAATACTGACAGCTGTGGGCATTGATCCAAATGGATGTATCTTCTCAATTGCCATTGGAATAGTGGAAGTGGAATCACTAGTGACATGGAAGTGGTTTTTGGAGACACTAAAAAATGACCTTGGCATAGATAACACATATCCTTGGACCATCATGACAGATAAACAAAAG GGTCTTATTCTAGCAGTTCAACAGGTCTTCCCTGACTCTGAACATAGGTTCTGTGTCAGACACCTATATTCCAACTTCCaacaccacttcaaaggtgaaaaTCTCAAgaaccagctttggtgttgtgcaAGGTCAAGTTCAATACCTCAGTTCAATAGGAACATGGAGAAAATGAAGACCCTGGATCAGAAGGCCTATGAGTGGTTGCAGAAGATGCCTTTCAACACCTGGGTCAGAGCTTACTTCAGCACTTTTCCAAAGTGTGACATGTTGCTGAACAACAGCTGTGAAGTGTTCAACAGTTATATCTTGGAGGCAAGGGAGATGCCAATTCTTAGTATGCTAGAGCAGATCAAGGGACAGCTAATGTCCAGGTTCTACAAAAAACAGAGGGAGGTGGGAGAAGAGTGGCAGGGACCCATCTGTCCTAAGATAAAGAAGATAATTAATAGGAACACAGAATGGGCCAATACATATTATGCAATGCCTGCTGGACAGGGCATATTCCAGGTACAAGATAGGGACTATAGGTTCATAGTGGACATCAATATGAAGACTTGTGATTGCAGAAGGTGGGACCTCACTGGAATCCCTTGCTCTCATGCAATTTCATGCTTGAGGCATGAAAGGATCACACCAGAGTCAGTTGTTCCTGAGTGTTACTCTTCCAATAGCTATCTCAGTGCTTATGGCCACAATGTGTGGCCATGTAAAGACAAGAGCACATGGCAGAAAGTTGGAGGCAATGTAATTCTACCACCAGTATATGTGAAGAAAGTTGGAAGGCCTCCTAAATCAAGGAAGAAGCAGCCATCTGAGGTACAAGGTAGTCATGGACCAAGGTTGACAAAGCATGGAATTCAAATGACATGTAGATACTGTGGAGACAAAGGACATAACAGGGCTACATGTAGCATGAGAAAGGCTGGACTTCCACCCAAGACACCTGCACAGAGGAGCCAAACTTCTATGCCAATTGAAACTGAAGAGGTTTTTGAGGAAGCTGCAACTGAAGATTATAGTGACATGCCAATGATGCTAGTTCAAACTGCTATGCCAGTGATTAGTCAG GTTTCCATGTTtgaagaaactgacatgccaatgATGTCCCAGTTATCAAGTACCATGATGTCCCAGATGCAAGCAGAG AGTAGATTACTGGAAAAAGAACCACTTCCATTTTCAAGCTTCATATTGTCTAACCAACCAGCAGCTAGGCCAGTTCCACCCACTACTGCAACACAGGCTGGGAGATCAAGGTCCACTACTGTGAAGAAAACAACTGCTACAAAGAAGACTGCGGCTGGCAAGAAGAAAACATCCCACAAGAAGGTTTCTGCTGCAATGAACAATCCTGATGGTGCTGTTGGTTGA